The Rhinolophus ferrumequinum isolate MPI-CBG mRhiFer1 chromosome 6, mRhiFer1_v1.p, whole genome shotgun sequence genome has a window encoding:
- the LOC117023153 gene encoding olfactory receptor 4K2-like gives MEGFNHSRVSEFVLFGLTDSPELQIFFFVMFSIFYLMTMFGNCLILFTVLSTPHLHSPMYFLLSNLSLIDMCLSSFATPKMIMDFFTQRKTISFEGCISQIFFLHLFTGTEIVLLISMSFDRYIAICKPLHYSTIMSQRVCVGLVVTSWTVGFLHTISQLAFTLYLPFCGPNVIDSFFCDLPVVIQLACIDIYVLGIFMISTSGVIALISFLLLLTSYIIVLVAIKDHSSTGSSKAFSTCTAHFIVVLMFFGPCIFIYVWPFTNFLVDKVLSVFYTIFTPFLNPIIYTLRNQEMKTLIWRLRKRHVLMWLQSPGKHLRGSAESKT, from the coding sequence ATGGAGGGATTCAACCATTCCAGAGTGTCTGAATTCGTGTTGTTTGGACTTACTGAttctcctgagctccagattttcttctttgtgatgttttccattttctatttaatgaCCATGTTTGGCAACTGCCTGATTTTGTTCACTGTCCTGTCTACCCCACACCTTCACTCCCCCATGTACTTCCTGCTCAGCAATCTGTCTCTCATTGACATGTGCTTGTCCTCCTTCGCCACTCCGAAAATGATCATGGACTTCTTTACTCAGCGCAAGACCATCTCCTTTGAGGGCTGCATTTCTCAGATCTTCTTTTTGCACCTCTTCACTGGGACGGAGATTGTACTGCTGATCTCCATGTCTTTTGACAGGTACATTGCCATATGCAAACCTCTCCATTATTCAACAATTATGAGCCAAAGAGTGTGTGTTGGGCTTGTGGTAACTTCTTGGACAGTGGGCTTTCTGCATACAATAAGCCAGTTAGCTTTTACTCTCTATTTACCCTTCTGTGGTCCCAATGTTATAGATAGTTTCTTCTGTGACCTTCCTGTGGTCATCCAGCTGGCttgtatagatatatatgtcCTTGGAATCTTCATGATCTCAACCAGTGGTGTGATAGCTCTTATAAGTTTTCTACTTTTGCTCACCTCCTACATCATTGTTCTTGTTGCTATCAAGGACCATTCCTCCACAGGATCATCTAAGGCTTTTTCTACCTGCACTGCGCATTTTATTGTCGTGTTAATGTTCTTTGGGCCCTGCATATTCATCTATGTGTGGCCTTTCACAAACTTCCTGGTGGACAAAGTTCTCTCTGTTTTCTATACCATCTTCACCCCCTTTCTGAATCCAATTATCTATACTTTGAGAAACCAAGAAATGAAG
- the LOC117023860 gene encoding olfactory receptor 4N2 has protein sequence MEIENSTVVKEFILLGLTQSQDAQLLVFVLVLIFYLIILPGNFLIIVTIRSDPGLTAPLYFFLGNLAFLDASYSFIVAPRMLVDFLSEKKVISYRDCITQLFFLHFLGGGEGLLLVVMAFDRYIAICRPLYYSTVMNPRACYALLLALWLGGFIHSIIQVALILRLPFCGPNQLENFFCDVPQVIKLACTDTFVVELLMVFNSGLLTLLCFLGLLASYSVIVCRVRGSSSEGKNKALSTCTTHVIIILLMFGPAIFIYTRPFKTFPADKVVSFFHTVIFPLMNPVIYTLRNQEVKSSMKRLLSRHVFC, from the coding sequence atggagatagaaaatagCACAGTGGTGAAGGAATTCATCCTCCTTGGTCTGACCCAGTCTCAAGATGCTCAACTCCTGGTCTTTGTGCTAGTCTTAATTTTCTACCTCATCATCCTCCCTGGAAATTTCCTCATCATTGTCACCATTAGATCAGATCCTGGCCTCACAGCCCCCCTCTACTTCTTTCTGGGCAACCTGGCCTTCCTGGATGCATCCTACTCCTTCATTGTGGCTCCCAGGATGCTGGTGGACTTCCTCTCTGAGAAGAAAGTGATCTCCTATAGAGACTGCATCACTCAGCTCTTTTTCTTGCACTTCcttggaggaggggaggggttaCTCCTTGTTGTGATGGCCTTTGACCGCTACATCGCCATATGTCGTCCTTTATACTATTCAACTGTCATGAACCCTAGAGCCTGCTATGCCCTGCTGTTGGCTCTGTGGCTTGGGGGTTTTATCCACTCCATTATCCAGGTGGCCCTCATCCTCCGCTTGCCCTTCTGTGGCCCAAACCAGCTGGAAAACTTCTTCTGTGATGTGCCGCAGGTCATCAAGCTGGCCTGCACAGACACCTTTGTGGTGGAGCTTCTGATGGTCTTCAACAGTGGCCTACTCACCCTCCTGTGCTTCCTGGGGCTTCTGGCCTCCTATTCAGTCATCGTCTGCCGTGTACGTGGGTCCTCCTCTGAGGGCAAGAACAAGGCTCTCTCCACATGCACCACTCATGTCATTATTATACTTCTCATGTTTGGACCTGCCATCTTCATCTACACTCGCCCCTTCAAGACCTTCCCAGCTGACAAGGTGGTTTCCTTTTTTCACACAGTCATCTTTCCATTGATGAATCCTGTGATTTACACCCTTCGCAATCAGGAAGTGAAATCTTCTATGAAGAGGTTATTGAGTCGGCATGTGTTCTGCTGA